A DNA window from Corallococcus soli contains the following coding sequences:
- a CDS encoding ABC transporter ATP-binding protein has protein sequence MDAETRQQPPVVQLRGVSKVYRTGDVEVRALRGVDFTVESGEFVSIMGSSGSGKSTLMNILGCLDRPTGGEYLLNGRDVARLDRDGLARVRNRTLGFVFQSFNLLARTTALENVELPMLYAGVPSKERRARAKEALERVGLGARLDHHPKQLSGGQQQRVAIARALVGRPRVILADEPTGNLDSRTTVEVMALFQQLQKEGMTLVLVTHEPDVAEYTQRVVVVKDGRIVKDQRQSPQPAVVPVEEVGT, from the coding sequence ATGGACGCGGAGACAAGACAGCAGCCCCCCGTCGTGCAGCTCCGGGGCGTGAGCAAGGTGTACCGCACGGGTGACGTGGAGGTGCGGGCCCTGCGGGGCGTGGACTTCACGGTGGAGTCAGGAGAGTTCGTCTCCATCATGGGCTCCAGCGGTTCGGGCAAGTCCACGCTGATGAACATCCTGGGGTGCCTGGACCGGCCCACCGGCGGGGAGTACCTGCTCAACGGCCGGGACGTGGCGCGGCTGGACCGGGACGGCCTGGCGCGCGTGCGCAACCGCACCCTGGGCTTCGTCTTCCAGAGCTTCAACCTGCTGGCGCGCACCACGGCGCTGGAGAACGTGGAGCTGCCCATGCTGTACGCGGGCGTGCCCTCCAAGGAGCGGCGCGCGCGCGCGAAGGAGGCGCTGGAGCGCGTGGGCCTGGGCGCGCGCCTGGACCACCACCCCAAGCAGCTCTCTGGCGGGCAGCAGCAGCGCGTGGCCATCGCGCGCGCGCTGGTGGGCCGGCCGCGCGTCATCCTGGCGGACGAGCCCACGGGCAACCTGGACTCGCGCACCACGGTGGAGGTGATGGCGCTGTTCCAGCAGCTCCAGAAGGAAGGCATGACGCTGGTGCTGGTGACGCACGAGCCGGACGTGGCCGAGTACACGCAGCGGGTGGTGGTGGTGAAGGACGGGCGCATCGTGAAGGACCAGCGCCAGTCGCCGCAGCCGGCGGTGGTCCCGGTGGAAGAGGTGGGGACATGA
- a CDS encoding HAMP domain-containing sensor histidine kinase, with amino-acid sequence MRQARRLFRLPTGLLARIYLVGVIQIVLVGIALTLARDFLRNEAWRNRFDDELSYFVDEWAALRDDPAALQASLDRAQQRMGMRVTLRDAEGRLLGNTRPEPAPALGPDELRVNSRVTRKGAPGSFPGHGGAGRGLLVVSPYPGPIQVYASVSLPPPPPPPDGERQTAIVVGLVLACTGITSVLFARTLAGPLEKLASAARAFGAGRLDVRAGLRRTDELGLVSEAFDEMAGRITQLLRSQKELLANVSHELRTPLARIRVALDLAAEGDAQTARELLPDITEDLAELERLVQDVLTTSRLELVTEGASGAAPPLRLEHVDANALLDKAAARFRAARPQHRLEVQVDGALPGLEADPVLLRRVLDNLLDNAGKYSEAGTTVRLLARPEGDGLQVEIRDEGIGIDAEDLARVGTPFFRTDRSRARTTGGVGLGLALVRRIIAAHGGRLTLESQPGQGTTARVLLPTTGAADTPDGRLVAGHLS; translated from the coding sequence GTGAGGCAGGCCCGGCGCCTCTTCCGCCTCCCCACCGGTCTGCTCGCCCGCATCTATCTGGTGGGCGTCATCCAGATCGTCCTCGTGGGCATCGCGCTCACGCTCGCGCGGGACTTCCTGCGCAACGAGGCCTGGCGCAACCGCTTCGATGACGAGCTGTCCTACTTCGTCGACGAGTGGGCCGCCCTGCGCGACGACCCCGCCGCGCTCCAGGCGTCGCTCGACCGCGCGCAGCAGCGCATGGGCATGCGCGTCACCCTGCGCGACGCGGAGGGCCGGCTGCTCGGCAACACCCGCCCGGAGCCCGCGCCCGCGCTCGGCCCGGACGAGCTGCGCGTCAACTCGCGCGTCACCCGCAAGGGGGCTCCGGGTTCCTTCCCGGGCCACGGCGGCGCGGGGAGGGGCCTCCTGGTGGTCAGCCCCTATCCGGGCCCCATCCAGGTGTATGCCTCCGTGTCGTTGCCCCCGCCGCCCCCGCCGCCGGACGGCGAGCGCCAGACGGCCATCGTCGTGGGCCTGGTCCTGGCGTGCACCGGCATCACCTCCGTCCTCTTCGCGCGCACGCTCGCGGGCCCGCTGGAGAAGCTGGCCTCCGCGGCCCGGGCCTTTGGCGCGGGCCGGCTGGACGTGCGCGCGGGCCTGCGCCGCACCGACGAGCTGGGCCTCGTGTCGGAGGCCTTCGACGAGATGGCCGGCCGCATCACCCAGCTGCTGCGCTCCCAGAAGGAGCTGCTGGCCAACGTGTCCCATGAGCTGCGCACGCCCCTGGCGCGGATCCGCGTGGCGCTCGACCTGGCCGCCGAAGGTGACGCCCAGACGGCGCGCGAGCTGCTCCCCGACATCACCGAGGACCTGGCGGAGCTGGAGCGCCTGGTGCAGGACGTGCTCACCACGTCGCGCCTGGAGCTGGTGACGGAGGGCGCCAGCGGCGCCGCACCCCCCCTGCGCCTGGAGCACGTGGACGCGAACGCGCTGCTGGACAAGGCCGCCGCCCGCTTCCGCGCCGCGCGGCCCCAGCACCGCCTGGAGGTCCAGGTGGACGGCGCGCTGCCCGGGCTGGAGGCGGACCCCGTCCTGTTGCGGCGCGTGTTGGACAACCTGCTGGACAACGCGGGGAAATACTCAGAGGCGGGCACCACCGTGAGGCTGCTCGCCCGCCCGGAGGGCGACGGCCTCCAGGTGGAGATCCGCGACGAGGGCATCGGCATCGACGCGGAGGACCTGGCGCGGGTCGGCACCCCCTTCTTCCGCACCGACCGCAGCCGCGCCCGCACCACGGGGGGCGTGGGCCTGGGCCTGGCCCTGGTCCGGCGCATCATCGCCGCGCACGGGGGCCGCCTGACGCTGGAGAGCCAGCCGGGGCAGGGCACCACCGCCCGCGTCTTGTTGCCAACCACCGGGGCGGCGGACACACCGGACGGCCGCCTCGTCGCGGGTCATCTTTCGTAA
- a CDS encoding acyl-CoA synthetase gives MPIVHDWLARRASLAPERVALIDALRDNRRISWREWNAAAHRTALLLLDLGVTPGDRVSVLAYNGVETLDLLFACAKLGSVLQPLNWRLGVMELRGLLVAVEPRVVCFGPEFRSQVGALRPLLPQVRHWIPLADPLPGERSFASRDDLPSSRTLPVIDVGPDSPWVLCSTGGSTGLPKSAVLTHGSLTANAANTVVSWGLTQDDVALLNAPLFHTGGLNVFTLPLVYVGGASVVCRAFDVEQTFDLIHSGTVSVVFGVPTMFIEMQRHPRFDSVDFSRLKLLISGGAPCPAPVFERFFARDIPFRTGYGLTEAGPNNFSLPSHAVRSHPGFVGVPLFHVEARIDGEQHPGDVGELLLRGPHLCAGYWRNPEETARAFVDGWLHTGDLASRDAAGLFRIEGRRKDLIISGGENIHPSEVESVLAGHPDVAEACVIGVPDPKWGEVPRALVVPRPGTAPTLAALLASCEGRLARYKLPRTLRLLTALPRTPAGKVDRRALALSHGGD, from the coding sequence ATGCCCATCGTCCATGACTGGCTGGCCCGGCGGGCGTCGCTTGCCCCGGAGCGCGTGGCGCTCATCGACGCGCTCCGTGACAACCGGCGCATCTCGTGGCGCGAGTGGAACGCGGCGGCGCACCGGACGGCGCTGCTGTTGCTCGACCTGGGGGTGACTCCTGGGGACCGGGTCTCCGTGCTCGCGTACAACGGCGTGGAGACGCTGGACCTGCTGTTCGCCTGCGCGAAGCTGGGCTCCGTGCTCCAGCCCCTCAACTGGCGCCTGGGTGTGATGGAACTGCGGGGGCTGCTTGTGGCTGTCGAACCCCGGGTCGTCTGCTTCGGTCCGGAGTTCCGCTCCCAGGTGGGCGCGCTGCGCCCCTTGCTGCCCCAGGTCCGGCACTGGATCCCCCTGGCGGATCCGCTGCCCGGTGAACGCTCCTTCGCTTCGCGGGATGACCTGCCTTCGTCCCGCACGCTGCCCGTCATCGACGTGGGGCCCGACTCGCCGTGGGTGCTGTGCTCCACCGGGGGCAGCACCGGCCTGCCGAAGTCCGCCGTGCTCACCCATGGCTCGCTCACCGCGAACGCCGCGAACACCGTCGTCAGCTGGGGCCTCACCCAGGACGACGTGGCCCTGCTCAACGCGCCCCTGTTCCACACCGGCGGCCTCAACGTGTTCACGCTGCCACTCGTGTACGTGGGCGGCGCTTCCGTCGTGTGCCGGGCCTTCGACGTGGAGCAGACCTTCGACCTCATCCACTCGGGCACCGTCAGCGTCGTCTTCGGCGTGCCCACCATGTTCATCGAGATGCAGCGCCACCCGCGCTTCGACTCGGTGGACTTCTCCCGTCTGAAGCTCCTCATCAGCGGCGGCGCCCCCTGTCCGGCCCCCGTCTTCGAGCGCTTCTTCGCCCGCGACATCCCCTTTCGCACCGGCTACGGCCTCACCGAAGCGGGACCCAACAACTTCTCCCTGCCCTCGCACGCCGTGCGCTCCCACCCGGGCTTCGTCGGCGTCCCCCTGTTCCATGTCGAGGCTCGCATCGACGGTGAGCAACACCCCGGCGACGTGGGCGAGCTGCTGCTGCGGGGCCCCCACCTGTGCGCCGGCTACTGGCGCAACCCGGAAGAGACCGCCCGCGCCTTCGTGGACGGCTGGCTGCACACCGGCGACCTGGCCTCCCGCGACGCGGCCGGCCTCTTCCGCATCGAGGGCCGGCGCAAGGACCTGATCATCTCCGGCGGTGAGAACATCCACCCCTCGGAGGTGGAGAGCGTCCTCGCCGGCCACCCCGACGTCGCGGAGGCCTGCGTCATCGGCGTCCCCGACCCCAAGTGGGGAGAAGTCCCCCGGGCCCTCGTCGTCCCCCGGCCCGGGACGGCCCCCACGCTCGCGGCGCTCCTGGCTTCCTGCGAGGGCCGCCTCGCCCGCTACAAGCTGCCCCGCACGCTGCGCCTTTTGACCGCCCTGCCGCGCACCCCGGCCGGCAAGGTGGACCGGCGGGCCCTCGCCCTGTCGCACGGCGGGGACTGA
- a CDS encoding ATP-binding response regulator codes for MAEQRMATVLNVNDDEANRYLVNRILEMSGYHVLEAATGMAALLMAEKHRPDVIVLDVKLPDISGYEVCARLRANAATSAIAVMHTSATFITPDKKVQGLEGGADAYLTQPYEPSELIATVRSLLRLRHAEQQARLRTDQLIEMDRRKDEFLAMLGHELRNPLAAIMTAIGILERKGPVDTKEARMHGIIQRQTHHLARLVDDLLDVSRITRGKVELRKEPLDLAESFQQVLSILRPRVEGRGLKLEVRLPRAPLWLEGDATRLEQIFTNLLDNAAKYTDQGTVFVELLQEGVDGTAQAVLKVRDTGVGIPPEKLPGVFDLFSQVDTSLERSRGGLGIGLTLVRTLVRMHGGSVEATSGGYGEGSEFVVRLPLLPLERIPVLSGANVVEARQARRILLVEDNSDARQSMRELLELWGHQVAVAPDGVQGVELALAHAPDVALVDIGLPGVDGYQVAQALRARVGNNIRLVALTGYGELEAHALALKAGFDLHVTKPVRPADLERILSNLQGSSGP; via the coding sequence GTGGCTGAACAGCGAATGGCCACGGTCCTCAACGTCAACGACGACGAGGCCAACCGGTACCTCGTCAACCGCATCCTGGAGATGTCCGGCTACCACGTGCTGGAGGCCGCCACCGGCATGGCGGCGCTCCTGATGGCGGAGAAGCACCGCCCGGACGTCATCGTCCTGGACGTGAAGCTGCCGGACATCAGCGGCTATGAGGTGTGCGCCCGGCTGCGCGCCAACGCCGCCACGTCCGCCATCGCGGTGATGCACACGTCCGCGACGTTCATCACTCCGGACAAGAAGGTGCAGGGCCTGGAGGGCGGCGCGGACGCGTACCTCACCCAGCCCTACGAACCTTCGGAGCTCATCGCCACGGTGCGCTCGCTGCTGCGCCTGCGCCACGCGGAGCAGCAGGCCCGCCTGCGCACGGATCAGCTCATCGAGATGGACCGGCGCAAGGACGAGTTCCTGGCCATGCTGGGCCACGAGCTGCGCAACCCGCTGGCCGCCATCATGACGGCCATCGGCATCCTGGAGCGCAAGGGCCCGGTGGACACCAAGGAGGCGCGGATGCACGGCATCATCCAGCGCCAGACGCACCACCTGGCCCGGCTGGTGGATGACCTGCTGGACGTCAGCCGCATCACCCGCGGCAAGGTGGAGCTGCGCAAGGAGCCGCTGGACCTGGCGGAGAGCTTCCAGCAGGTGCTCTCCATCCTGCGGCCCCGGGTGGAGGGGCGCGGCCTGAAGCTGGAGGTCCGGCTGCCCCGGGCGCCCCTGTGGCTGGAGGGCGACGCCACGCGGCTGGAGCAGATCTTCACCAACCTGCTCGACAACGCGGCCAAGTACACGGACCAGGGCACCGTGTTCGTGGAGCTGCTCCAGGAGGGCGTGGACGGCACCGCGCAGGCGGTGCTGAAGGTGCGCGACACCGGCGTCGGCATCCCGCCGGAGAAGCTGCCCGGCGTGTTCGACCTGTTCTCCCAGGTGGACACGTCCCTGGAGCGCTCCCGAGGGGGTCTGGGCATCGGCCTCACCCTGGTGCGCACGCTGGTGCGGATGCACGGCGGCAGCGTGGAGGCCACCAGCGGCGGCTACGGCGAGGGCAGCGAGTTCGTGGTGAGGCTGCCCCTGCTCCCCCTGGAGCGCATCCCGGTGCTGAGCGGGGCCAACGTCGTGGAGGCGCGCCAGGCGCGGCGCATCCTCCTGGTGGAGGACAACTCGGACGCGCGCCAGTCCATGCGCGAGCTGCTGGAGCTGTGGGGCCACCAGGTGGCGGTGGCTCCGGATGGCGTGCAGGGCGTGGAGCTGGCGCTCGCGCACGCGCCGGACGTGGCGCTGGTGGACATTGGACTGCCGGGGGTGGACGGCTACCAGGTGGCGCAGGCGCTGCGCGCGCGCGTGGGCAACAACATCCGCCTGGTGGCGCTGACGGGCTATGGCGAGCTGGAAGCCCACGCCCTGGCCCTGAAGGCGGGCTTCGACCTGCACGTCACCAAGCCGGTGCGGCCGGCCGACCTGGAGCGCATCCTGTCGAATCTCCAGGGCAGCTCAGGGCCCTGA
- a CDS encoding response regulator transcription factor: MEMPPRPTPSEEATIQVLLVEDDERLARLTARYLQEHGIIVTVSASGTDALAQTSRHAYDVILLDLMLPGRDGLEVCRELRTRTDVPIIMLTARGEEADRVLGLESGADDYLPKPYSSRELLARIRAQVRRARGKAGPTSHPVHAGRLVLDPRSLSASLDGKPLTLTTYEFSLLRVLAERAGRVLSREQLLDLVKGSADEVFDRSVDVHIFRLRQKLEVDPRNPRLLKTVRGAGYMLATGTEAEP; encoded by the coding sequence ATGGAGATGCCCCCCCGCCCCACGCCTTCGGAGGAAGCCACCATCCAGGTGCTGCTCGTCGAGGACGACGAACGCCTGGCCCGGCTCACCGCCCGCTACCTCCAGGAGCACGGCATCATCGTCACCGTCTCCGCGTCCGGCACCGACGCGCTCGCCCAGACGTCCCGCCACGCCTACGACGTCATCCTGCTGGACCTGATGCTCCCTGGCCGCGACGGCCTGGAGGTGTGCCGCGAGCTGCGCACCCGCACCGACGTGCCCATCATCATGCTCACCGCGCGCGGCGAGGAGGCCGACCGCGTCCTGGGCCTGGAGTCCGGCGCGGACGACTACCTGCCCAAGCCCTACTCGTCGCGCGAGCTGCTCGCCCGCATCCGCGCCCAGGTGCGCCGCGCCCGGGGCAAGGCGGGCCCCACCAGCCACCCCGTGCACGCGGGCCGGCTGGTGTTGGACCCCCGCAGCCTCAGCGCCTCCCTGGACGGCAAGCCGCTGACCCTCACCACCTATGAGTTCAGCCTGCTGCGCGTGCTCGCGGAGCGCGCCGGCCGCGTGCTCAGTCGCGAGCAACTGCTCGACCTGGTGAAGGGCAGCGCGGACGAGGTGTTCGACCGCTCCGTGGACGTGCACATCTTCCGCCTGCGCCAGAAGCTGGAGGTGGACCCCCGCAACCCGCGCCTGCTCAAGACGGTCCGCGGCGCCGGCTACATGCTGGCCACCGGGACCGAGGCGGAGCCGTGA
- a CDS encoding ABC transporter permease: MNLLETLVLALRALLRSKTRSVLTALGIIIGVGAVIAMVAIGDGAKANVQKVFDSMGTNMLIVMSGSSRSGGARGGFGSQPTLTWDDLEAIRTQLPSVRGAAPEMRSNAQVFSEDQNWNTSIIGTTTDYFSVRSWSIAQGVRFTDADNEAGAKVAVLGQTVVDNLYGKGFNPVGQVVRINKTPFTVVGVTKPKGQSPVGQDFDNTVFVPATSFRRQVQAQSLGAFITGAVFVQAVSADMTSRAQAEVTQLLRDRHRLGEDDANDFDVRNLAEVASGQQQSTETLSLLLAAIAAVSLVVGGIGIMNIMLVSVTERTREIGVRVAVGARPRDILAQFLIEALTLSVLGGIIGAAVGLGVAKLLAAQFGWPMLVRPDVALLAIGFSGLVGVVFGLYPARKASLLDPIDALRYE; this comes from the coding sequence ATGAACCTGCTGGAGACGCTCGTCCTGGCGCTCAGGGCCCTGTTGCGCTCCAAGACGCGCTCGGTGCTCACCGCGCTGGGCATCATCATCGGCGTGGGCGCCGTCATCGCCATGGTGGCCATTGGCGACGGGGCGAAGGCCAACGTGCAGAAGGTCTTCGACTCCATGGGCACCAACATGCTCATCGTCATGTCGGGGTCGTCCCGCTCCGGCGGCGCGCGCGGCGGCTTCGGCAGCCAGCCCACGCTGACGTGGGACGACCTGGAGGCCATCCGCACGCAGCTGCCCAGCGTGCGCGGCGCCGCGCCGGAGATGCGCTCCAACGCGCAGGTGTTCTCCGAGGACCAGAACTGGAACACCAGCATCATCGGCACGACGACGGACTACTTCAGCGTGCGCAGCTGGAGCATCGCGCAGGGCGTGCGCTTCACGGACGCGGACAACGAGGCGGGCGCGAAGGTGGCGGTGCTGGGCCAGACGGTGGTGGACAACCTGTATGGCAAGGGCTTCAACCCGGTGGGGCAGGTCGTCCGCATCAACAAGACGCCCTTCACCGTGGTGGGCGTGACGAAGCCCAAGGGCCAGTCCCCGGTGGGCCAGGACTTCGACAACACGGTGTTCGTGCCGGCCACGTCGTTCCGCCGGCAGGTGCAGGCGCAGAGCCTGGGCGCGTTCATCACCGGCGCGGTGTTCGTGCAGGCGGTCTCCGCGGACATGACGTCGCGCGCGCAGGCGGAGGTGACGCAGCTGTTGCGCGACCGTCACCGGCTGGGCGAGGACGACGCGAACGACTTCGACGTGCGCAACCTGGCGGAGGTGGCCAGCGGGCAGCAGCAGAGCACGGAGACGCTGAGCCTGCTGCTGGCGGCCATCGCGGCGGTGTCGCTGGTGGTGGGCGGCATCGGCATCATGAACATCATGCTGGTGAGCGTCACCGAGCGGACGCGCGAGATTGGCGTGCGCGTGGCGGTGGGCGCCCGGCCGCGCGACATCCTGGCGCAGTTCCTCATCGAGGCGCTGACGCTGTCGGTGCTGGGAGGAATCATTGGCGCGGCGGTGGGCCTGGGCGTGGCGAAGCTGCTCGCGGCGCAGTTCGGCTGGCCCATGCTGGTGCGCCCGGACGTGGCGCTGCTGGCCATCGGGTTCAGCGGTTTGGTCGGTGTCGTCTTCGGGCTGTACCCGGCGCGCAAGGCGAGCCTGTTGGATCCCATTGATGCCCTGAGGTACGAGTGA
- a CDS encoding TolC family protein, which yields MRALPLTLSLWVLPVVAGAQAPAPQAPAAQPGAAPTTPAPVQQSLSMAASEGRVISLAEAEAAAREHQPTLRSAQAGTDAARARVDQSFSSFLPQVSANANYTLGTSNRAVIQNVPGSDTAVVSNSTRRFSGGISANQLIYDFGRTSGRYNISKENAGAQEESRQQVLQDVLRNVRTAYFNVLTQKALLGVARETLQSEEARLNQVNASVQVGTRPEIDLLQQRTARANAQVQLIRAQNAYATAKAQLNQTMGVESSTDYTVQDVTVAAIPGEDELLDALVLRALESRPDVAARERQVRAQELQVKVTKGGHWPSLSATGNASDVGENPFNGSTLSVSGGLSLSWALFQGGLVNAQTREANANLRDIQAQKDALRQQVRLQVEQARLNVVATREALTAADEAQVNARERLRLAEGRYRAGVGNIIEVSDAQVAFTNAAAQQVQATYDLATSRAELARALGTVELSTVASAR from the coding sequence ATGCGCGCGCTTCCGTTGACGCTCTCGTTGTGGGTCCTGCCCGTGGTCGCGGGGGCCCAGGCTCCGGCCCCGCAGGCTCCTGCCGCCCAGCCCGGGGCGGCGCCCACCACGCCGGCTCCGGTCCAGCAGTCCCTGTCGATGGCGGCCTCCGAGGGGCGCGTCATCTCCCTGGCGGAGGCCGAGGCCGCGGCGCGCGAGCACCAGCCGACGCTGCGCTCGGCGCAGGCGGGGACGGATGCGGCGCGGGCCCGGGTGGACCAGTCCTTCTCCAGCTTCCTGCCGCAGGTGAGCGCGAACGCCAACTACACGCTGGGCACCAGCAACCGCGCCGTCATCCAGAACGTGCCTGGCAGCGACACCGCCGTGGTGTCCAACTCCACGCGGCGCTTCAGCGGTGGCATCTCCGCCAACCAGCTCATCTACGACTTCGGCCGCACCTCCGGGCGCTACAACATCTCGAAGGAGAACGCGGGCGCGCAGGAGGAGTCGCGGCAGCAGGTGCTCCAGGACGTGCTGCGCAACGTGCGCACCGCGTACTTCAACGTCCTCACGCAGAAGGCCCTGCTGGGCGTGGCGCGGGAGACGCTCCAGAGCGAGGAGGCCCGCCTCAACCAGGTGAACGCCTCCGTGCAGGTGGGCACCCGGCCCGAAATAGACCTGCTCCAGCAGCGCACGGCGAGGGCCAACGCGCAGGTGCAGCTCATCCGCGCGCAGAACGCCTACGCCACCGCGAAGGCGCAGCTCAACCAGACCATGGGGGTGGAGAGCTCCACCGACTACACCGTGCAGGACGTGACGGTGGCGGCCATCCCGGGGGAGGACGAGCTGCTGGACGCGCTGGTGCTGCGCGCGCTGGAGTCCCGTCCGGACGTCGCCGCGCGCGAGCGGCAGGTGCGGGCGCAGGAGCTCCAGGTGAAGGTGACGAAGGGGGGCCACTGGCCCAGCCTCAGCGCCACGGGCAACGCGTCGGACGTGGGGGAGAACCCCTTCAACGGCTCCACGCTGAGCGTGTCGGGAGGGCTGTCGCTGAGCTGGGCCCTGTTCCAGGGTGGGCTCGTCAACGCGCAGACGCGCGAGGCCAACGCCAACCTGCGCGACATCCAGGCGCAGAAGGACGCGCTGCGCCAGCAGGTGCGGCTGCAGGTGGAGCAGGCCCGGCTGAACGTGGTGGCCACCCGCGAGGCGCTCACCGCCGCGGACGAGGCGCAGGTGAACGCGCGCGAGCGGCTGCGGCTGGCCGAGGGGCGCTACCGCGCGGGCGTGGGCAACATCATCGAGGTGAGCGACGCCCAGGTGGCCTTCACCAACGCCGCCGCCCAGCAGGTGCAGGCCACCTACGACCTGGCCACCTCGCGCGCGGAGCTGGCGCGCGCGCTGGGCACCGTGGAGCTGAGCACGGTGGCGTCCGCCCGGTAG
- a CDS encoding helix-turn-helix transcriptional regulator, translated as MDKKLATTIGASARVARGRMELTQADVAERIDVATEVYGRLERGGMLPSVQTLLKLCHELHVSADELLGLAAQGVTPSRASEAPPPTPERPEVRRLLRSVRQLDPAQVKLLGLVANALTRR; from the coding sequence ATGGACAAGAAACTCGCAACCACCATCGGCGCATCCGCACGGGTCGCCCGGGGCCGCATGGAGCTTACGCAGGCCGACGTGGCCGAGCGGATCGACGTGGCCACGGAAGTGTATGGCCGCCTGGAACGAGGCGGCATGCTCCCCAGCGTCCAGACCCTGTTGAAGTTGTGCCACGAGCTGCATGTCTCGGCGGATGAGCTGCTCGGACTGGCTGCGCAGGGCGTCACGCCTTCGCGCGCCAGCGAGGCACCTCCGCCCACGCCCGAGCGCCCGGAAGTGCGCCGGCTGCTGCGCAGCGTCCGGCAGCTCGATCCCGCCCAGGTGAAGCTGCTGGGCCTGGTGGCCAACGCGCTGACGCGGCGGTAG
- a CDS encoding efflux RND transporter periplasmic adaptor subunit — MKALSEMPREAPALAPVPLEEDEVRKRRVPRWAWVLGLLVVVALVGFWRVRAARQADVITYETATAEPRKLMSKVTATGTVAALVTVQVGSQVSGRVQELFVDYNSEVKKGQVIARIDPQLVQAALDRAKANMTAARANLQKARVNADVAKKQAARSKELRAQQFISQSELETAESAAASGQAEVTAAEGSVAQAQAALNEAEVNLKYTAIVSPTDGIVISRSVDVGQTVAASLQAPVLFTIAEDLRKMQINTSVSEADVGKLQPGMKATFNVDAFPGEAFQGVIRQIRNEAITVQNVVTYLAVLDVPNPELKLKPGMTANVTIITQQKDQALSVPNTALRYRPASAQGAPAQAGQPAGAKGSRTLYVLRRQEGQPPQPAAVSVRTGMTDGTYTEVVEGELKDGDRVITAENVPAGTASPTPAGASPVGGGGRGGGMRRGPF, encoded by the coding sequence ATGAAGGCCTTGAGCGAGATGCCGCGGGAAGCGCCGGCCCTGGCGCCGGTGCCATTGGAAGAGGACGAGGTTCGCAAGCGCCGGGTGCCTCGCTGGGCCTGGGTGCTGGGGCTGCTGGTGGTGGTCGCGCTGGTGGGCTTCTGGCGCGTGCGGGCCGCGCGCCAGGCGGACGTCATCACCTATGAGACGGCGACGGCGGAGCCCCGGAAGCTCATGTCCAAGGTGACGGCCACCGGCACCGTGGCGGCGCTGGTGACGGTGCAGGTGGGCAGCCAGGTGTCCGGGCGCGTCCAGGAGCTGTTCGTCGACTACAACTCCGAGGTGAAGAAGGGGCAGGTCATCGCCCGCATCGACCCGCAGCTGGTGCAGGCCGCGCTGGACCGGGCGAAGGCGAACATGACGGCCGCGCGCGCGAACCTCCAGAAGGCGCGCGTCAACGCGGACGTGGCGAAGAAGCAGGCCGCGCGCTCGAAGGAACTGCGCGCCCAGCAGTTCATCTCCCAGTCGGAGCTGGAGACGGCCGAGTCCGCCGCCGCCAGCGGACAGGCGGAGGTGACGGCCGCGGAGGGCTCCGTGGCCCAGGCGCAGGCCGCGCTCAACGAGGCGGAGGTGAACCTCAAGTACACGGCCATCGTGTCGCCCACCGACGGCATCGTCATCTCGCGCAGCGTGGACGTGGGCCAGACGGTGGCCGCGTCCCTCCAGGCCCCCGTGCTCTTCACCATCGCGGAGGACCTGCGCAAGATGCAGATCAACACCAGCGTGTCCGAAGCGGACGTGGGCAAGCTCCAGCCCGGCATGAAGGCGACCTTCAACGTGGACGCCTTCCCCGGCGAAGCCTTCCAGGGCGTCATCCGGCAGATCCGCAACGAAGCCATCACGGTGCAGAACGTCGTCACGTACCTGGCCGTGCTCGACGTGCCCAACCCGGAGCTGAAGCTCAAGCCGGGCATGACGGCCAACGTCACCATCATCACGCAGCAGAAGGACCAGGCGCTCTCCGTGCCCAACACGGCGCTGCGCTACCGGCCCGCGTCCGCGCAGGGAGCCCCCGCGCAGGCCGGGCAGCCGGCGGGCGCCAAGGGGTCCCGCACCCTCTACGTGCTGCGCCGCCAGGAGGGACAGCCGCCCCAGCCCGCCGCCGTGAGCGTGCGCACCGGGATGACGGACGGCACGTACACGGAGGTGGTGGAGGGCGAGCTGAAGGACGGCGACCGCGTCATCACCGCGGAGAATGTTCCGGCCGGCACGGCGTCTCCGACTCCCGCGGGGGCGAGCCCCGTGGGCGGTGGTGGCCGGGGCGGTGGCATGCGCCGCGGGCCGTTCTAG